GCTTGGGGGTGATGTTCTTGTGGCCGGCCAGGACAGCGGTCAGGTCGCTCGCGCAGACCGCCGTGCCCAGAGCCAGGCTGGTCAGCCGCTCCATGCCGCCGTTGTCCGCGTCGGCCTTCGCGGCGCGGAGCACGACTTGGCAGGCAGGGTCATCGCCCCGGCGCATCGGGGCTTCTCGCTGTGCGGCCGCGTGGGAGGCGTACAGCAGCTCCATCACGGGCGTGTGGTCAGCAGGCATGGCCCCATCCTCCCGTGCGGCCGCTCTCTCGGGAGACGGAACGCTGAAGTCAAATCGGCTACGACGTCGCCCTGGCCCTGGAGATCGTCCCGTTCAAGGGCGGCACCAAGGGTTACCTGGCCGGCCCCGAGCGTCTCCTTGTCCCGCGTCGCCGGTCACCCGGTCACAGCCGGGGGCGGCGGGCGGGTCAGAAGTCCAGGTCAGGGAACTCGTCCTCCAGGTCAGGCTCCGAATCGAGAACCGGCCGGCAGGGGCCGGTGCTGGCGCGCAGCGTGATCAGCGGTTTCAGCAGGATGTGCCGGGGTGACGAGGCAGGCGAGGTGAGCCGCTCCATCATCAGGTCGACGCCGAGCCGGCTCATCTCCTTGGCCGGTATCTCGGCAGCGGTCAGCGGCGGGCTCACCTCTTCCGCCCAGCGGCTGGCCGCCACACCGACGACCGAGAAGTCCCGCGGTACGCTGCGGCCGTGACGGGTCAGCCCGCGGTAAATGCCTTCCAGGGCGGCTTCGTTCATGACGACCAGGGATGTGGTGGCCGGATCGTCCTGCAAGATCCGTTCCACGACGTCCTCCCCGGCGCCGACATCGTCGCCGCTGGGGTACGCACGCGCGGTCAGGTTCATCTCCGTCATCGCCTCGGTGTAGCCCTCGTTCCCGAGCAGCGCGTATCCGTACCCGCTGTTGACGATCTGCTCCGACTTGTTGACGAAGGCGATGCTGCGGTGGCCCAGTTCGGTCAGGTGCCGAACGCATCCGCTTGCCAGGCCGGCGAAGTCGAGATCGACCCAGCCGACCCCGTCGGTTTCGCTGTTCCGGCCGATGGTGACGAAGGGGAAGGCCGCTTCCGTCAGATGCTGGATGCGGTCGTCCTCCCGGCGGACCTCCATCACGATGACGCCGTCCACGCGCCGTTCGCTGACCATCCGCCGGAACGCGGGGTCCTTACCCGACGTGCAGGGCGTGAGCAGCAGGTCATAGCCGTATGTGGTGGCGGTTTCCGCCACCCCGCCGATGAAGGCGAGCTGCACCGCCGGGTAGTCCCGGTTGGCGCCGGACGGTGGATAGAGCAGCGCGAGCGTATGTGTCAGGTCCCGGGCCGCAGCACCACTATGGGTCTGGGCGCCGCGTCCTGTTGACAGGTTGACCGTGCGCTCCGTCATGGTCCGTTGACCGGTAGACGTTGTTCGGCCCAGATGGTCTTGCCGGTGGGGGTGTGGCGGGTGCCCCAGCCTTGGGTCAGCTGGGTCACCATGTGCAGTCCTCGTCCCCCTTCGTCGTAGGTGCGGGCCCGGCGCAGATGGGGGGACGTACTGCTGGCGTCGGAGACCTCGCAGATCAGGGTCCGGTCCCGGATCAGCCGTAGCCCGATGGGGGCGTCCCCGTAGCGGATGGCGTTGGTGACCAGCTCGCTCACCACCAGCTCGGTGATGGACGCTGCGTCGGTGAGCCCCCAGGTCGCCAGCTGACGGGAGGCCTGTGCCCGGGCATCGGCCACGATGGCGGGATCTGACGGCAGCGACCAGGCGGCGACCTGATCGGTGTGCAGCGCACGGGTGCGCGCCAGGAGCAGCGCCACGTCGTCGGCGGGGCTCTCGGGCAGCAGGGCCCTGAGGATGATGTCGCAGGTGACGTCCAGCGAGGGCTCGGCGGAAGCCAGGGCTGCGCAGAGTCGTTCAAGGCCGACACCGAGATCGTGGCCGCGGGCTTCTATCAGGCCGTCGGTGTAGAGGGAGAGCAGGCTTCCCTCGGGGAGTTCCAGCTCGGTGGGCTCGAAAGGCAGGCCGCCGACACCCAGAATCGGCCCCGGGGCGAGCTGGACGACGCTGGCCGTGCCGTCGGGGAACAGCACGACGGGTGGGACATGGCCGGCACTGGCCATGGTGCAGAGGCGGGAGACCGGGTCATAGACCGCGTACAGGCAGGTCGCACCGACCTGGCCGGGGTCGGGTGCGTTCCGGACGTCGTTGTCCGAGGTCAGGTGGGTGACCAGTTCGTCGAGGTGGGTGAGCAGCTCGTCCGGAGGCAGGTCGACTCCGGCGAGCGTGCGCACCGCTGTACGCAGTCGGCCCATGGCGGCCGAGGCATGGATGCCGTGGCCGACCACGTCGCCAACGACCAGCGCGACGCGAGTGCCCGACAGGGGGACCACATCAAACCAGTCGCCGCCCACTTCGGCCCCCCTGCCGATCGGCAGGTAGCGGTGTGCCACCTCGACGGCCGCCTGCTTGGGGAAGTGACGGGGCAGCAGACTGCGCTGGAGGGTCAGGGCATTGGCACGTTCGCGGGAGAAGCGGCCCGCGTTGTCCACGCTGCCGGCCGCCCGGTTTGCAAGCTCCTCAGCGACGAGCAGATCATCCGGCTCGTACGGTTGCGAGCCTTCTGCGCGGGCGAAGACCACGACCCCGAGGGTCAAGCCCCGAGCTCGCAGCGGGGTAGCCATGATCGAGTGGAATCCGTGCTCCGCCGCGTGAGCGGATCCCCCGATGCCGGCGGCGACCCATCGGGCGAACTCGGGGTCGTCTGCTCCGCACAGCACCGTTCGACCGCTTGTCAGGGCACGTGCGGGGGGTGAGCGCGGAGGGTAGGTGCCGGCTGCGCCGATCTCGGTGTCGGCTTCGGGCACTCCCTCGGCGGTCTGGTGCGCGACCCGGCGCAACACCACGGCGGCGGCGGCCGGACCGGGCGGCGGTTCCTTCCCACGGGTCACGGAGTCGAACAGGTCAACAGTGACGGAGTCGGCGAACCGCGGAACGGCCAGGTGGGCGAGTTCCTGAACGGTGCGCCGCGCATTCAGGGCGGGTCCGATACGGCTGCCGGCTTCGTTGAGGAGGGCCAGGCGCTGCCGTGCGGCAACCTGCTCGGTACTGTCGAACGCAGCGGCTCCGACACCGGCCACCTGGCCGGTGTCGGGGCTGCGGACGGGCCACATCTCGATGGTCCAGGCACGCCGGTGCGCGGACGGCGTAGCCGGTGCAAGGTGCTCATAGCGGCGTGGCTTGGCCTCCTCGGCGACCCTGCGGACGCAGCGCAAAAACCCCTCGTCGGCGCGGCCTGCGCCCAGCAGGTCCGCGTAGGGCCAGGCGCCCGCTTCAGCCGCCTGCCCCTGCCTGGATTCGACAGCTCCGGCCTGCCCTGCGGCCGTCTGCGCCCCGTCGCCGTCAGCGGGGCTGCCCGTCCTGCGCCCGGTCGGCGTGGGCTGCTCGCCCCCGTGCGCGACCGCGTTCCACTGCCAGGAGCGTGACGTGGTGCTGTAGGTGGAGAGCGCGACAGAGGACTGGGCGAACGCCCATTCCACCATCCGCCGGTCGGGCTCCGCCTCGCCCGCACCCGCCGTCACGACGAACGCCTGGGGCGTTTCGTCGTCACTGAATGTCGGATGGAGATGCAGGGGCAGATCGACGCGGTGGCCATCCCGGTGGCGGACTGCCGCTGTGCCGCTCCACTCCCGGGCTTCGCTCAGGCAGGGCCCGGCCACCGCGGGGTACTCCCCGTTGATCAGGAGGTCCGAGACGGGGTGTCCGACAACCTCCGGGGGGCGATAGCCCAGCAGTTTCCGGGCCCCTTCACTCCACCCTGTGACCGTGCCCCCCACGCTGATAATGGCCATGGGGACATGATTCAACCACCCAGAGTGACCATTTCCCCCCACGGAAGTGGCCATTCTTGCTCATTTCGCCCGAGCGTCATTACCCACAGTCCCATAGTGCCTGCGTGAAAAGAATCGAACAAGCTGCACTGAAACTCAGGGACAGCGGCGGATCCGGTCGGAGATCAGCCCGGAAATCTCACATCCAGCGTGGAGCCGCGACGTACGAAGACGGGGATGCATTCCAGGGGAGCGTCAGCTGTGATGGTCTGGCCGCCGGCATGGTCAGTTCCTGTGGCGGCGGCGGCCCGCCAGTCGGCACCGGCCGGCAGGTAGACCTGGCGGCGGCGCTCACCGAGTCGGGTCACCGGGGAGATCAGCAGGTCCGGGCCGCACAGGAACTGGTCCTCGACCGTCCACGCCGCCGGATCGTCGGGAAAGCCGAAGCACAGCGGCCGGATGACCGGTGCACCAAAGTCGGCTGCGGAGACCATCTGACGGTGAAGGTACGCACGAAGGTCCTGGCGTAGCCGCAGCTGCCGGGTCAGGATCCGGTAGGCATCCTGACCGTAGGACCACAGTTCGTTGGGCCCCCCGCTTCGGCCGGCAGAGGTGGTGTCCCGCGGTTCGCGGTGGCCGTGCATCCGCAGCAGCGGACAGAAGACGGCGAACTGGAACCAGCGGATGAGCAACTCCCGGTAATCGGGGTCGTCCGGGTCGCCACCGTGGAAACCGCCGATGTCGGTGGTCCACCACGGAATGCCACTCAGACCCGCGCTCAGCCCAGCGCACACCTGGGCCGCGAGTGCCTCGAAGGTGGCCGGGATATCACCCGACCACAGAGCCGCCCCGTAGGCCTGGCTGCCGGACCAGGCGGAACGCACCAGACTGACGGGAACGTCTTCGCCCTCGGCCCGCATATGCTCGAAAAACCCGCGCACATGTTCGCGCGGATACAAGTTGGCCACCGCCCGGCCAGGCCCCGCCGCGTAACGCAGGTTGCCGAATTGTTCGGGGTACATCTCGGGTTCGCAGGCGTCCAGCCACCACAGCCGGAAGCCGAGATCGTAGTAGTTGCGCTTGATACGGCTCCAGATGTAGTCACGGGCCCGCTCGTCGGTGGGGTCGTAGAACACCACGGGCAGCGGCTCGTCGCCGACCTGAGTGTCGGGGAAGACATGCTGGAAAGGCTGGCCGTGCTCCGTTCCCAGCAGCAGCTGCTGATCCCGCATGTGGCGGTAGTTCTCGCTCACGAAGCTGACGGACGGCCACACGGACACCAGCGGCCGTACGCCCATGCTCGCCAATTCCGCGACCATCCCGGCCGGGTCGGGCCAGTCGTCAGCATCGAAGCGCCAGTCGCCCAGATGCGGCCAGTGGAAGAAGTCCACGGCGATGACCGACAGCGGAAGTCCCCGGCGCCGGTATTCGCGAGCGACGCTCAGCAGTTCCTCCTGTGTCCGGTAACGCAGGCGGGACTGCCACAAGCCCAGGGCCCATTCCGGCAGCACGGGAGCGTGTCCGGTGGCATCGGCATAGTTGGCCATGATGGCGGCGGGAGTCGGACCGGTGGTGACCCAGTAGTCGATCTGATCGGCGGCGTCGGCGACCCACCGGGTCTGATTGGCGGCCAACTCCACACGTCCGACGGCGGGCAGGTTCCACAGCAGACCGTAGCCCCGGGAGGAGAGGGTGAAGGGGATGGTGACCTCCCCATTGCGCTGCACCAGGTCGATCACCATGTGCTTGTGGTCGAGGCGCCCGTGGGAGTGCTGGCCCAGCCCGAAGAACTGTTCCCCGTCATAGGCGGCGAAGCGCTGGTCCAGCTGATAGCGGCCCTCGCCGACCGGTGTGAACGTGCGGGGACCGGGCCAGGCGAAGTGGCCGACGGACTCCCGCAACAGCTCGGTGCCGTCCTGCGTACCCGCGAAACGCAGATGGCCCCGGGGAGACAGCTCCACCCGCAGCCGCCCGACGGTGAGGGTCCGGCTGCCGTGGGGCCCCACGCCCAACTCCGCGGCCACGGCGGCAGGGGGCGCACTCAAGGCTCCCGGCAGGTCGTCGCGCACCCGGTGCCGGGCCGAGCGCACCCGGACACTGTCGGCTCCCCAGGGCTCCACCCGCAGTACGTGCTCGGCGTCACCGAACTCAAGGCAGACGGCCGGAGGGGAGAAGGCGGGAGTCCGGGAATTGCTCCCGGCTGCGTCGGACGTGGCGGCGGAGGGGGCGGGCCTTGTGCCGTCGGGCGGAGACATGCTGCTCCTTTCTGCAGGGCTGTCGCACGGGTCAGTGACGGTGCAGGGGCGCGAGTGGCGGTTGCGGCGCCGGGTCAGTCCCTGACCGCTTCATTGGTGACTCCGGCAGCGATGTGCCGCTGGGCAATGGTCAGCAGCATTGCGGCCGGTAGGGCAGAGATGACGGCGGTGGCCATCACCGAGTTCCAGGTGGTGATATTGGTGCCGCCACCGATGTAGTCGTACAGACCCAGCGTGATCGGCTTCCACGTCGTGGTGTTGAGATTGAGCGTGGTGGCGAACAGGAAGTCGCCCCATGCGAAGAGGAACGCGAAAAGGCCTGATGTGATCAGCGCGTTGCGGGATATGGGAAGCACGATCTGCCAAAAGGTGCGCACCGCACCCGCACCGTCCAATGCCGCTGCCTCCAGCAGGGATCGAGGGATGGCGGTCATGAAGGCCCGCAGGATGAGCACGGCAAAGGGGACGGCAAGCGTGGCGTCGGCCAGGATCAGCGCCAGGGCCGAGTTGAGGATCCGGACCGAGGCGAAGATCCGGTACAGCGCGTTGGCCATGACGATGCCGGGCACGAGTTGGACGACCAGCAGCACGCTCAGGAGCGTCCTGCCGCCCGGGGAACGCAGCTGCGCCAGCGCGTAGGCCGCCGGCGCGGCCAGGGTCAGCGTCAGGAGGGTGGCGCCCGTGGCGATGATCAGGGATGCCAGCAGATGGCCTCCCTGCTGGGACAGCGCGTCCCGGTAGCCGTTGAGTGTGCCGCCGAGGGGCAGCCAGTGCGGTGACGGCCGGGCCAACTGCTGATTGGTCTGGAAGGACGCGTTCACCATCCAGTACAGCGGGAACAGCATGACGGCGACGACGGCGACACCGAACGCGGATTTCGCCCAGGTGACCACGGCCGCCCGGCTCCGCCTGCCACGGACCGTGGTGGGCCGGCTCCGAGCGGCGCGGGCGGCGGTCATGCACGGGCTCCAGGATCAGCGTGCAGCGCACGCAGGTACAGCAGGGCGAAGACGGCGGCCACGACGATGAGCAGATCACCCGCGGCGGCTCCGAGCCCGAACTCCGACAGCCCGCCGAAGGACAGCTGGTAGGCGTAGGTGGTGATCGTGTGGGTGGCATTTGCCGGGCCGCCCTTGGTCATCACCCAGATCACGTCGAAGACCTTGAGCGTGTAGATCAGGCCGAGCGTCACGACGATGCCGATCACGGGGCCGATCTGGGGCAGGGTGACATAGCGGAACTGCTGCCGGCGGCCGGCACCGTCGAGGGAAGCCGCTTCATACAGCTCCGCCGGGATGGCCTGCATTCCGCTGTGGAGGATCACCATGTTGAACGGCACACCGATCCAGATGTTGCAGATCAGCACCGCCGCCATCGCGGTGTGAGGGGTGTTGAGCCACGGCACCGGGGCCTGGATCAGATGGAGGGTGAGCAGGATCTGGTTGACGACGCCGTTGCTGGTGTCGAGCAGCCACCGGAACAGCGTGCCGGAGACGACCAGGGGCAAGAGCCAGGGGATCAGCATGAGCGACCGCAACAGCGGGCTGAGCGGGAACGAGTGGCGGAAGAACTCGGCGAGTCCCAGGCCGATCGTGAACTGGAAGAAGAGCGAGCCCGCAACAAAGACCACGGTGTTGACGACGGCAGTGGCAAAGGCGGGGGTGCTCAGCAGTCGGCGGTAGTTGCCGAGGCCGATGAACGGGGCGTTGCCGCTGTAGAGGGACTTGATGTCGTAGTCCTGGAAGGACAGCACCACATTGCGGGCCAGCGGATAGAGATAGAACACGGCGACGAATACGACGACCGGCACGATGAACCCGATCCCGAGCCGTCGGTTGCGAGCCGCCGGAGCCACGGAGCGGTCCGGCGGCGGCCTTTTGCCGCCGACGACCGACGCCGAGTTCTTGGGCGCTGCCGGAACCACGGCTACCTTTCCGGGAGGGTGGCCGTCGGCGTGTACCACCCACGGATCGGCGGCTCGGTGCTCATTGCGTCGCCTGCTTCTGTGCGTCAGTCAGCGCCGCGCCGGGCGACTCGCCCCCTGACAATGCTGCCTGCACTGCGGTCCACAGCGCCTGCGAGTACTCCGGATAGTCCGGCCCGACTTCCGCCGTGCGGCTCTTGGCGCTTCCGATGGTCTCCACGAAGGTCTTCATCGTGGGCACAGCGGCACTGAATTCCGCGGCCACCTTCGGGTCGGACGGCACGTAATTGGTGAGCTTGGCCCACTCCAGACTGTTTCCCTTCGACACCAGGCACTTGATGACCTCGGCTGCCTTGTGAGACTTGGCCCCACTGCTGCCGGCCGCCCACACCTCACCGCCGAGCGCACCGGAGGAGGTTCTCCCGGCCGGGGCGGGCACCGGCACGATGCCGAAATCCTTCATGCCTGCCTTTCGTAGCAGGGGAATCTCCCAGGGACCATTGATCATCATAGCCAGCGAACCGTTTGTGAATTGCTCCCCGACATTCATCTGATTCCAGCTGAGCACGTCCTTGGGCGCCGAACCGGAGGAGACCAGGTCCTTCAGGAGGCTCAGCGCCGACACGGCCTCCGGTGAATCGAGCTTCTTCAGGGAAGCGCCGGCGCTGAAGAAGAAGGACTCGAACTGGAAACTGCCTTCTTCGGTGGCCGGTACGGCAAAGCCGATTCCGTGCACCTTGTCGTCCTGAGTCAGCTTCTTGGCCGCGATGCGCAACTCATCCCATGTGGCAGGCGGCTTGACGCCCGCCTTCGCCAGCATCGACGTGTTGTAGTAGAGCGCCAACTGGTTCACACCGGGCGCCACACCGTACGTCTTACCCCGGTATTTACCCGCGGCGACGATGTTCGGATACAGTCCGTCGGTCTTCACGCCGGCCGCACCGAGGTCGACGAGCGCTCCCGTGGCAGCGAGCTGCTGGAGGTCAGGATTGTCCAGGAGAATCAGGGCCGGTAGCGCCCGACTGTTGGCCAACTGGAGCACTTTTGTGCGCAGGTCCGGCACAATCTGCCGCTTGATGACAACCCCCGCCGGCTTCCCGCACCGGGTGAGCTGCTTGGCCAGCGCACTCCGCCCGGGTTCCGAAATATAATAGTCCATTTCGGTGAGAGTGGTCTTGCCGCTGCCTTTTGCGGGCCGGGGCGGCGAGCCATCGCCACCGCAGGAAGTCAGCAGCAGGCCAGCTGCGGTGACCGTCGCCGTCAAAGCCCCGAATGACCGGGTGCGACGGCATTTAACGGTGGTGCGCATGGCGGCTCCAACGAGAAATCGGTGCGCAGACACTGCTCCTGGGTATGCCGGGATTGTGGCGCAGAGCTCGTGGAGTCATGAGGCAGCGCGCGGGGTGACACTCGGACGGCATCCCGACTTTCGCGATGGCCTGCTTGACTCAAGCTCAGACCTCGTCCGACGAGGGACGCTTGGCGCTGAGCACGTAGGGCACCGTGCTGCGAGAACGCCATCATCGCGAAGGCGACACCAGATTGCGCTCGCCGTCACGGGTCTGGGCGCCGTTGGCCAGTCCGCCGCGGATCAACCGCTCGGCCGCGGGGCGGGCGAACTGAGCCGCCCAGGCGTCGTGTTCCCGCAGGAGCCCCTCGGCCAGGTC
This portion of the Streptomyces sp. 2114.4 genome encodes:
- a CDS encoding LacI family DNA-binding transcriptional regulator — protein: MTERTVNLSTGRGAQTHSGAAARDLTHTLALLYPPSGANRDYPAVQLAFIGGVAETATTYGYDLLLTPCTSGKDPAFRRMVSERRVDGVIVMEVRREDDRIQHLTEAAFPFVTIGRNSETDGVGWVDLDFAGLASGCVRHLTELGHRSIAFVNKSEQIVNSGYGYALLGNEGYTEAMTEMNLTARAYPSGDDVGAGEDVVERILQDDPATTSLVVMNEAALEGIYRGLTRHGRSVPRDFSVVGVAASRWAEEVSPPLTAAEIPAKEMSRLGVDLMMERLTSPASSPRHILLKPLITLRASTGPCRPVLDSEPDLEDEFPDLDF
- a CDS encoding SpoIIE family protein phosphatase, with amino-acid sequence MAIISVGGTVTGWSEGARKLLGYRPPEVVGHPVSDLLINGEYPAVAGPCLSEAREWSGTAAVRHRDGHRVDLPLHLHPTFSDDETPQAFVVTAGAGEAEPDRRMVEWAFAQSSVALSTYSTTSRSWQWNAVAHGGEQPTPTGRRTGSPADGDGAQTAAGQAGAVESRQGQAAEAGAWPYADLLGAGRADEGFLRCVRRVAEEAKPRRYEHLAPATPSAHRRAWTIEMWPVRSPDTGQVAGVGAAAFDSTEQVAARQRLALLNEAGSRIGPALNARRTVQELAHLAVPRFADSVTVDLFDSVTRGKEPPPGPAAAAVVLRRVAHQTAEGVPEADTEIGAAGTYPPRSPPARALTSGRTVLCGADDPEFARWVAAGIGGSAHAAEHGFHSIMATPLRARGLTLGVVVFARAEGSQPYEPDDLLVAEELANRAAGSVDNAGRFSRERANALTLQRSLLPRHFPKQAAVEVAHRYLPIGRGAEVGGDWFDVVPLSGTRVALVVGDVVGHGIHASAAMGRLRTAVRTLAGVDLPPDELLTHLDELVTHLTSDNDVRNAPDPGQVGATCLYAVYDPVSRLCTMASAGHVPPVVLFPDGTASVVQLAPGPILGVGGLPFEPTELELPEGSLLSLYTDGLIEARGHDLGVGLERLCAALASAEPSLDVTCDIILRALLPESPADDVALLLARTRALHTDQVAAWSLPSDPAIVADARAQASRQLATWGLTDAASITELVVSELVTNAIRYGDAPIGLRLIRDRTLICEVSDASSTSPHLRRARTYDEGGRGLHMVTQLTQGWGTRHTPTGKTIWAEQRLPVNGP
- a CDS encoding TIM-barrel domain-containing protein, encoding MSPPDGTRPAPSAATSDAAGSNSRTPAFSPPAVCLEFGDAEHVLRVEPWGADSVRVRSARHRVRDDLPGALSAPPAAVAAELGVGPHGSRTLTVGRLRVELSPRGHLRFAGTQDGTELLRESVGHFAWPGPRTFTPVGEGRYQLDQRFAAYDGEQFFGLGQHSHGRLDHKHMVIDLVQRNGEVTIPFTLSSRGYGLLWNLPAVGRVELAANQTRWVADAADQIDYWVTTGPTPAAIMANYADATGHAPVLPEWALGLWQSRLRYRTQEELLSVAREYRRRGLPLSVIAVDFFHWPHLGDWRFDADDWPDPAGMVAELASMGVRPLVSVWPSVSFVSENYRHMRDQQLLLGTEHGQPFQHVFPDTQVGDEPLPVVFYDPTDERARDYIWSRIKRNYYDLGFRLWWLDACEPEMYPEQFGNLRYAAGPGRAVANLYPREHVRGFFEHMRAEGEDVPVSLVRSAWSGSQAYGAALWSGDIPATFEALAAQVCAGLSAGLSGIPWWTTDIGGFHGGDPDDPDYRELLIRWFQFAVFCPLLRMHGHREPRDTTSAGRSGGPNELWSYGQDAYRILTRQLRLRQDLRAYLHRQMVSAADFGAPVIRPLCFGFPDDPAAWTVEDQFLCGPDLLISPVTRLGERRRQVYLPAGADWRAAAATGTDHAGGQTITADAPLECIPVFVRRGSTLDVRFPG
- a CDS encoding carbohydrate ABC transporter permease translates to MTAARAARSRPTTVRGRRSRAAVVTWAKSAFGVAVVAVMLFPLYWMVNASFQTNQQLARPSPHWLPLGGTLNGYRDALSQQGGHLLASLIIATGATLLTLTLAAPAAYALAQLRSPGGRTLLSVLLVVQLVPGIVMANALYRIFASVRILNSALALILADATLAVPFAVLILRAFMTAIPRSLLEAAALDGAGAVRTFWQIVLPISRNALITSGLFAFLFAWGDFLFATTLNLNTTTWKPITLGLYDYIGGGTNITTWNSVMATAVISALPAAMLLTIAQRHIAAGVTNEAVRD
- a CDS encoding carbohydrate ABC transporter permease, which produces MAPAARNRRLGIGFIVPVVVFVAVFYLYPLARNVVLSFQDYDIKSLYSGNAPFIGLGNYRRLLSTPAFATAVVNTVVFVAGSLFFQFTIGLGLAEFFRHSFPLSPLLRSLMLIPWLLPLVVSGTLFRWLLDTSNGVVNQILLTLHLIQAPVPWLNTPHTAMAAVLICNIWIGVPFNMVILHSGMQAIPAELYEAASLDGAGRRQQFRYVTLPQIGPVIGIVVTLGLIYTLKVFDVIWVMTKGGPANATHTITTYAYQLSFGGLSEFGLGAAAGDLLIVVAAVFALLYLRALHADPGARA
- a CDS encoding extracellular solute-binding protein; translation: MRTTVKCRRTRSFGALTATVTAAGLLLTSCGGDGSPPRPAKGSGKTTLTEMDYYISEPGRSALAKQLTRCGKPAGVVIKRQIVPDLRTKVLQLANSRALPALILLDNPDLQQLAATGALVDLGAAGVKTDGLYPNIVAAGKYRGKTYGVAPGVNQLALYYNTSMLAKAGVKPPATWDELRIAAKKLTQDDKVHGIGFAVPATEEGSFQFESFFFSAGASLKKLDSPEAVSALSLLKDLVSSGSAPKDVLSWNQMNVGEQFTNGSLAMMINGPWEIPLLRKAGMKDFGIVPVPAPAGRTSSGALGGEVWAAGSSGAKSHKAAEVIKCLVSKGNSLEWAKLTNYVPSDPKVAAEFSAAVPTMKTFVETIGSAKSRTAEVGPDYPEYSQALWTAVQAALSGGESPGAALTDAQKQATQ